From Deferrisoma camini S3R1, the proteins below share one genomic window:
- the cobA gene encoding uroporphyrinogen-III C-methyltransferase: MGKGFVYLVGAGPGDPGLVTVRAREVLGRADAVVYDNLVHPRVLDWAPAGAERVPMGKIGHVHQHSQEEINQALVDRARAGKVVVRLKGGDPAVFGRLGEEATALTRAGIPFEVVPGVTSASAAAVYAGFPLTHRDHAPSVTLVTGHRRRDGGTGPEIDWQALARASGTVVIYMGIRQLGDVARRLVEGGKDPATPTAVVERATWPGQRVVTGTLGDIADRAREAGVKAPALVIVGGVVGLRARCEWLGNKPLFGKRVLVTRAAHQAGELSGLLRERGAEPVELPLIELRPCGHTSGIEAALRKLFAYDWVILSSANAVRFLFERLEALGLDARAFGAARVCAVGPRTAEALAGRGIRADVVPGRYVAEALVEALAAHAELRGASVLVPRAREARDVIPNELTRMGARVEVLPIYENVKPATHPAEGLQALKEGRLDLVTLASSSAARNYADLCRDLGVPADRIPCAVIGPATERTARTLGLPVAVVPAEYTLRGLVAAAEEYFLALGG, encoded by the coding sequence GTGGGCAAGGGATTCGTGTACCTGGTGGGCGCCGGGCCGGGGGACCCGGGCCTGGTGACCGTACGGGCCCGCGAGGTGCTGGGCCGGGCCGACGCGGTGGTGTACGACAACCTGGTGCACCCCCGGGTGCTCGACTGGGCCCCGGCCGGGGCCGAGCGGGTGCCCATGGGAAAGATCGGCCACGTGCACCAGCACTCCCAGGAGGAGATCAACCAGGCCCTCGTGGACCGGGCCCGGGCCGGAAAGGTGGTGGTGCGGCTGAAGGGCGGGGACCCGGCCGTGTTCGGCCGGCTGGGGGAGGAGGCCACGGCCCTGACCCGGGCGGGCATCCCCTTCGAGGTGGTGCCTGGGGTCACCTCGGCGTCAGCCGCGGCGGTGTACGCCGGGTTCCCCCTGACCCACCGGGACCACGCCCCCTCGGTGACCCTGGTCACGGGCCACCGCCGCCGGGACGGCGGCACCGGTCCCGAGATCGACTGGCAGGCCTTGGCCCGGGCGAGCGGCACGGTGGTGATCTACATGGGCATCCGCCAGCTGGGCGACGTGGCCCGGCGCCTGGTCGAGGGGGGCAAGGACCCGGCCACGCCCACGGCCGTGGTGGAGCGGGCCACCTGGCCCGGCCAGCGGGTGGTCACCGGCACCCTGGGCGACATCGCGGACCGGGCGCGGGAGGCCGGGGTGAAGGCCCCGGCCCTGGTGATCGTGGGAGGCGTGGTGGGCCTTCGGGCCCGGTGCGAGTGGCTCGGGAACAAGCCCCTGTTCGGCAAGCGGGTGCTCGTGACCCGGGCGGCCCACCAGGCCGGGGAGCTGTCGGGCTTGTTGCGGGAGCGCGGGGCCGAGCCCGTGGAGCTGCCCCTGATCGAGCTGCGGCCCTGCGGCCACACGAGCGGCATCGAGGCGGCCCTGCGCAAGCTGTTCGCCTACGATTGGGTGATCCTGTCCTCGGCCAACGCGGTGCGGTTCCTGTTCGAGCGGCTCGAAGCCCTGGGCCTGGACGCCCGGGCCTTCGGCGCCGCCCGGGTGTGCGCCGTGGGCCCCCGCACGGCCGAGGCCCTGGCCGGCCGGGGCATCCGGGCCGACGTGGTGCCGGGGCGGTACGTGGCCGAGGCCCTGGTCGAGGCCCTGGCCGCCCACGCCGAGCTCCGGGGCGCGTCGGTGCTGGTGCCCCGGGCCCGGGAGGCCCGGGACGTGATCCCCAACGAGCTCACCCGCATGGGGGCCCGGGTGGAGGTGCTGCCCATCTACGAGAACGTGAAGCCCGCCACCCACCCGGCCGAGGGGCTGCAGGCCCTGAAGGAGGGCCGGCTCGACCTCGTGACCCTGGCCAGCTCGTCCGCGGCCCGCAACTACGCCGACCTGTGCCGGGACCTGGGGGTGCCGGCCGACCGGATCCCGTGCGCCGTGATCGGCCCGGCCACGGAGCGGACGGCCCGAACCCTGGGCCTGCCGGTAGCCGTGGTGCCGGCCGAGTACACCCTGCGGGGCCTGGTGGCCGCGGCAGAGGAGTATTTTTTGGCGCTGGGCGGCTAG
- the hemA gene encoding glutamyl-tRNA reductase: MDIIVVGLSHKTAPVEIREKVAFAADCLHDALERVRVGDAVPEAVIVSTCNRVEVYAAARDRDEGVEQVVRFFAEYHGLPLEDLRPHLYVYQGPEAVRHVFRVASSLDSMVVGEPQILGQVKDAYEAAAAGKATGLVLNRFMHKAFSTAKRVRTETAIAQAAVSVSFAAVQLARAIFGSLEGKSVLVIGAGEMCELAVTHLVENGVREVQVTNRTLARAEELAGRFQGRAVPFEEFAYHLPEVDIVISSTGAPHFVLGVEAVRSAMKARKQKPMFLIDIAVPRDIDPRINDLPNVYLYDVDDLQSVVEQNKKEREKEAEKAERIVAEEVESFQAWLKTLEVTPTIRALRERFDAIRKAELEKTLRVFGDGLTAKQRKSLEAMSQAIVNKILHEPTVYLKRAAGDRELEVSVEAVRRLFGLEEEEQR, encoded by the coding sequence ATGGACATCATCGTCGTCGGGCTCAGTCACAAGACCGCGCCGGTGGAGATCCGCGAGAAGGTGGCGTTCGCGGCCGACTGCCTGCACGACGCCCTGGAGCGGGTGCGGGTGGGCGACGCGGTGCCCGAGGCCGTGATCGTGTCCACCTGCAACCGGGTGGAGGTGTACGCAGCGGCCCGGGACCGGGACGAGGGCGTGGAGCAGGTGGTGCGGTTCTTCGCCGAGTACCACGGCCTGCCCCTGGAGGACCTGCGGCCCCACCTGTACGTGTACCAGGGGCCCGAGGCGGTGCGGCACGTGTTCCGGGTGGCCTCGAGCCTCGACTCCATGGTGGTGGGCGAGCCCCAGATCCTGGGGCAGGTGAAGGACGCCTATGAGGCGGCGGCCGCGGGCAAGGCCACCGGCCTGGTGCTCAACAGGTTCATGCACAAGGCGTTCAGCACGGCCAAGCGGGTGCGCACCGAGACCGCCATCGCCCAGGCCGCGGTGTCGGTGTCGTTCGCGGCGGTGCAGCTGGCCCGGGCGATCTTCGGCAGCCTCGAGGGCAAGAGCGTGCTGGTGATCGGTGCGGGCGAGATGTGCGAGCTGGCCGTGACCCACCTGGTGGAGAACGGGGTGCGCGAGGTCCAGGTGACGAACCGCACCCTGGCCCGGGCCGAGGAGCTGGCCGGCCGGTTCCAGGGCCGTGCCGTGCCGTTCGAGGAGTTCGCATACCACCTGCCCGAGGTGGATATCGTGATCTCTTCGACCGGCGCGCCCCACTTCGTGCTGGGGGTCGAGGCGGTGCGCTCGGCCATGAAGGCCCGCAAGCAGAAGCCCATGTTCCTGATCGACATCGCCGTGCCCCGGGACATCGACCCCCGGATCAACGACCTGCCCAACGTGTACCTCTACGACGTGGACGACCTGCAGAGCGTCGTGGAGCAGAACAAGAAGGAGCGGGAGAAGGAGGCCGAGAAGGCGGAGCGGATCGTGGCCGAGGAGGTGGAGAGTTTCCAGGCGTGGCTCAAGACCCTGGAGGTCACCCCCACCATCCGGGCCCTGCGGGAGCGGTTCGACGCGATCCGCAAGGCCGAGCTCGAGAAGACCCTGCGGGTGTTCGGGGACGGCCTCACCGCCAAGCAGCGCAAGAGCCTGGAGGCCATGAGCCAGGCCATCGTCAACAAGATCCTCCACGAGCCCACCGTGTACCTGAAACGGGCGGCCGGCGACCGCGAGCTGGAGGTGTCGGTGGAGGCGGTGCGCCGCCTGTTCGGCCTGGAGGAGGAAGAGCAACGTTAG
- the ccsB gene encoding c-type cytochrome biogenesis protein CcsB translates to MSVWMLKGTALVYLLAAVLQLAYLVTLQPGVRTWAQRITWGAFGLHTLALVVRFIEAGYTPVTNLHEALSFFGWCVTALYLLLQLRYHVPSLGAFATPVAMVFVLGATMMHGEVEPLPAALQSWWLPVHVGLLFLGDGAFAVAAAAGVMYLLQERQLKRKRLGALFRRLPSLDVLDDLNYRCLTVGFPLLTMGIITGAIWAQQVWGTYWSWDPKETWSLITWFLYAALLHGRLTVGWRGRRAAIWSIVGFGSVLFTFLGVNFLLPKLIPDLKSLHIYTG, encoded by the coding sequence ATGAGCGTCTGGATGTTGAAGGGAACGGCCCTGGTGTACCTGCTGGCAGCGGTGCTCCAGCTGGCCTACCTCGTCACCCTGCAGCCGGGGGTGCGCACCTGGGCCCAGCGGATCACCTGGGGGGCTTTCGGGCTCCACACGCTGGCGCTGGTGGTGCGGTTCATCGAGGCGGGGTACACGCCGGTCACCAACCTGCACGAGGCCCTGAGCTTTTTCGGGTGGTGCGTGACCGCCCTGTACCTGCTGCTGCAGTTGCGCTACCACGTGCCCAGCCTGGGCGCCTTCGCCACGCCCGTGGCCATGGTGTTCGTGCTGGGGGCGACGATGATGCACGGCGAGGTGGAGCCCCTGCCGGCGGCCCTGCAGTCGTGGTGGCTGCCGGTGCACGTGGGCCTGCTGTTCCTGGGCGACGGCGCGTTCGCGGTGGCCGCGGCGGCTGGGGTGATGTACCTGCTCCAGGAGCGCCAGCTCAAGCGCAAGCGCCTGGGGGCCCTGTTCCGGCGGCTGCCCAGCCTGGACGTGCTCGACGATCTCAACTACCGGTGCCTGACCGTGGGGTTTCCGCTGCTCACCATGGGCATCATCACGGGCGCGATCTGGGCCCAGCAGGTCTGGGGCACCTACTGGAGCTGGGATCCCAAGGAGACCTGGTCGCTGATCACCTGGTTCCTGTACGCCGCCCTCCTGCACGGCCGGCTCACCGTGGGGTGGCGGGGCCGCCGGGCGGCCATCTGGTCCATCGTGGGGTTCGGCTCGGTGCTGTTCACGTTCCTGGGGGTGAACTTCCTGCTGCCGAAGCTGATCCCCGACCTCAAGAGCCTCCACATCTACACCGGCTGA
- the hemC gene encoding hydroxymethylbilane synthase, whose translation MKTLRIATRKSQLALWQANWVKSELERLHPGLEVELVKVVTKGDKILDVPLAKVGGKGLFVKEIEDALLDGRADIAVHSMKDVPTELPEGLHLPVICEREDPRDAWFSRDGAGLGDLPAGSRVGTSSLRRQAQLRAVRPDLEFENLRGNVDTRLRKLAEGGYDAIVLAAAGVKRLGFADRITELLGPDVTLPAIGQGAVGIECRVDDPETNARIAPLRHQPTWTTVTAERAFLARLEGGCQVPIAAFGELRDGTLRLRGLVGSLDGSTLIRAERTGPAEAAADLGRGLAEELLDRGAREILDEVYRLNGPQGA comes from the coding sequence GTGAAAACACTGCGCATCGCCACCCGGAAGAGCCAGCTCGCCCTGTGGCAGGCCAACTGGGTCAAGAGTGAACTGGAGCGGCTCCACCCCGGCCTGGAGGTGGAGCTGGTCAAGGTGGTCACCAAGGGGGACAAGATCCTGGACGTGCCCCTGGCCAAGGTCGGCGGCAAGGGTCTGTTCGTCAAGGAGATCGAGGACGCCCTCTTGGACGGCCGGGCCGACATCGCGGTGCACTCCATGAAGGACGTGCCCACCGAGCTGCCCGAGGGGTTGCACCTGCCCGTGATCTGCGAGCGCGAGGACCCGCGGGACGCCTGGTTCTCCCGGGACGGCGCGGGCCTCGGGGACCTTCCGGCCGGCAGCCGGGTGGGCACCTCGAGCCTGCGGCGCCAGGCCCAGCTGCGGGCCGTGCGGCCCGACCTCGAGTTCGAGAACCTGCGGGGCAACGTGGACACCCGGCTGCGCAAGCTGGCCGAAGGGGGCTACGACGCCATCGTGCTGGCCGCGGCCGGGGTCAAGCGCCTGGGGTTCGCCGACCGGATCACCGAGCTGCTGGGGCCGGACGTGACCCTGCCGGCCATCGGCCAGGGCGCGGTGGGCATCGAGTGCCGGGTGGACGACCCCGAGACCAACGCCCGGATCGCCCCCCTGCGCCACCAGCCCACCTGGACCACGGTGACGGCCGAGCGGGCGTTCCTGGCCCGGCTCGAGGGCGGGTGCCAGGTGCCGATCGCGGCCTTCGGCGAGCTCAGGGACGGCACCCTGCGGCTCCGGGGGCTGGTGGGCAGCCTGGACGGCTCGACCCTGATCCGGGCCGAGCGCACCGGGCCGGCCGAGGCCGCGGCCGACCTGGGCCGGGGCCTGGCCGAGGAGCTGCTGGATCGGGGGGCCCGGGAGATCCTCGACGAGGTGTACCGGCTGAACGGGCCCCAGGGGGCCTGA
- a CDS encoding LysO family transporter, translating to MFAYLACLAAGIALGVVLGARPLLRRLQQRFLPATILGLLFFMGVGIGRDPDLPAKIGRFGWNALVVAVLAVAGSVAAVWGLDRLARRRP from the coding sequence GTGTTTGCGTACTTGGCCTGCCTTGCGGCCGGGATCGCCCTGGGAGTCGTCCTGGGGGCCCGGCCGCTTCTTCGTCGGTTGCAGCAGCGGTTCTTGCCCGCCACGATCCTGGGGCTCCTCTTTTTCATGGGGGTGGGGATCGGCCGGGACCCGGACCTGCCGGCCAAGATCGGCCGGTTCGGGTGGAACGCGCTCGTGGTGGCCGTGCTCGCCGTGGCCGGCAGCGTGGCCGCGGTGTGGGGGCTCGACCGGCTGGCCCGGAGGCGGCCGTGA
- a CDS encoding type I restriction endonuclease subunit R, producing the protein MTRTTDTTERGLERLICTALTGSACDPGTVPEPGAVGERPEGFGGSGWIGGRPEDYDRDYCVDLAQLRTFLYVTQPEVAEALDLTANSPTRRKFLARLQGEVAKRGVVNVLRNGVRHGPHHVELFYGTPSPGNERAQELYRENRFSVTRQLRYSRDETQRALDLVLFVNGLPVFTFELKNRLTKQTVHDAIEQYKRDRNPREPLFQHGRCVAHFAVDDSEVWFCTELKGKASWFLPFNQGWNDGAGNPPNPNGLKTEYLWKEVLTPQSLTDILENYAHLVETKDPDTGRRLRRQIFPRYHQLDAVRKLLADAARHGAGRRYLVQHSAGSGKSNSIAWLVHQLVGLQRDGAPVFDSIVVVTDRRILDRQIRDTIRQFAQVSATVGHAERSGDLRRFLEGGKKIVITTLQKFPFILDEIGAEHAGRRFAIVIDEAHSSQGGRTTARMHQALAGAAGDEGEDFEDRLNRIMEARRLLPNASYFAFTATPKNKTLEIFGEPDPQPDGTVKHRPFHVYTMKQAIQEGFILDVLAHYTPVKSYYRLVKTVEDDPEFDVKRARKKLKRFVEGHDHPIRLKAEIMVDHFHDQVLARGKIGGEARAMVITSGIERAIRFYHAIEAYLRERKSPYRAVVAFSGQYDHGGRMVTEATLNGFPSNLIPEKIRQDPYRFLVVADKFQTGYDEPLLHTMYVDKVLSGVKAVQTLSRLNRAHPKKHDTFVLDFVNDPEVIRKAFEPYYRRTILADETDPNKLHDLKAALDGYQVYAPERVDEFVRLYLAGAPRDRLDPFLDQAVAAYLTELDEDGQVEFKGKAKAFLRTYNFLSAVLPYTHAPWEKLSIFLEFLVPKLPAPAEEDLARGILEAIDMESYRVEKQAAMRIALDDRDAEIDPVPAGGGGHKPEPELDRLSNIVREFNERFGNIPWSDADRVRRLITEEIPARVAADPAYRNARRHSDRQNARIEHDKALARVMTAILQDDTELFRRFMDDEGFKRWLTDTVFGLTYEEEQAA; encoded by the coding sequence ATGACGCGGACAACCGACACGACCGAACGGGGCTTGGAACGGCTGATCTGCACCGCGCTCACGGGGTCGGCCTGCGACCCGGGCACGGTGCCGGAGCCCGGGGCGGTCGGCGAGCGGCCCGAGGGCTTCGGGGGCTCCGGCTGGATCGGCGGCCGGCCCGAGGACTACGACCGGGACTACTGCGTGGACCTGGCGCAACTCAGAACGTTTCTTTACGTCACGCAGCCCGAGGTGGCAGAGGCCCTCGACCTCACGGCCAACAGCCCCACCCGCCGGAAGTTCCTGGCCCGGCTCCAGGGCGAGGTGGCGAAGCGCGGCGTGGTGAACGTGCTCCGGAACGGCGTCCGGCACGGGCCGCACCACGTGGAGCTCTTCTACGGCACGCCCTCGCCCGGGAACGAGAGGGCCCAGGAACTCTACCGCGAGAACCGGTTCAGCGTGACCCGGCAACTGCGGTACAGCCGTGACGAGACCCAGCGGGCGCTGGATCTCGTGCTCTTCGTGAACGGGCTCCCGGTGTTCACGTTCGAGCTCAAAAACCGGCTCACGAAGCAGACGGTCCACGACGCGATCGAGCAGTACAAGCGCGACCGCAACCCCCGGGAGCCGCTCTTCCAGCACGGCCGGTGCGTGGCCCATTTCGCGGTGGACGACAGCGAGGTGTGGTTCTGCACCGAGCTCAAGGGCAAGGCCTCCTGGTTCCTGCCGTTCAACCAGGGCTGGAACGACGGGGCCGGAAACCCGCCGAACCCGAACGGGCTCAAGACCGAGTACCTCTGGAAGGAGGTGCTCACCCCCCAGAGCCTGACCGACATCCTCGAAAACTACGCCCACCTCGTGGAAACCAAGGACCCCGACACGGGCCGCCGGCTCCGGCGGCAGATCTTCCCGCGCTACCACCAGCTCGACGCGGTACGAAAGCTCCTGGCCGACGCGGCACGGCACGGGGCGGGCCGGCGGTACCTGGTGCAGCACTCGGCCGGGAGCGGCAAGTCGAACTCCATCGCCTGGCTCGTGCACCAGCTCGTGGGGCTACAGCGGGACGGAGCCCCGGTGTTCGACTCGATCGTGGTGGTGACGGACCGGCGGATCCTCGACCGGCAGATCCGCGACACGATCCGGCAGTTCGCCCAGGTGAGCGCCACGGTGGGCCATGCGGAGCGCTCGGGGGATCTGCGGCGGTTCCTCGAGGGCGGCAAGAAGATCGTGATCACCACGCTCCAGAAGTTCCCGTTCATTTTGGACGAGATCGGCGCCGAGCACGCGGGCCGGCGGTTCGCCATCGTGATCGACGAGGCCCACTCGAGCCAGGGCGGCCGGACCACGGCGAGGATGCACCAGGCCCTGGCCGGGGCGGCGGGGGACGAGGGGGAGGACTTCGAGGACCGGCTGAACCGGATCATGGAGGCCCGGCGGCTCTTGCCGAACGCGAGCTACTTCGCGTTCACGGCCACGCCCAAGAACAAGACCCTCGAGATCTTCGGCGAACCCGATCCTCAGCCCGACGGCACGGTGAAGCACCGGCCGTTCCACGTCTACACCATGAAGCAGGCGATCCAGGAGGGGTTCATCCTGGACGTTCTCGCCCACTACACCCCGGTCAAGAGCTACTACCGGCTCGTGAAGACCGTGGAGGACGACCCCGAGTTCGACGTGAAGCGGGCCCGCAAGAAGCTCAAGCGGTTCGTGGAGGGCCACGACCACCCGATCCGGCTCAAGGCCGAGATCATGGTGGACCACTTCCACGACCAGGTGCTCGCTCGGGGGAAGATCGGGGGCGAGGCCCGGGCCATGGTGATCACGAGCGGCATCGAGCGGGCCATCCGGTTCTACCACGCCATCGAGGCGTACCTGCGGGAGCGCAAGAGCCCTTACCGGGCCGTCGTGGCGTTTTCGGGGCAGTACGACCACGGCGGGCGGATGGTGACCGAGGCTACGTTGAACGGGTTTCCGTCCAACCTGATCCCCGAGAAGATCCGGCAGGACCCCTACCGGTTCCTCGTGGTGGCCGACAAGTTCCAGACCGGCTACGACGAGCCGCTCCTGCACACGATGTACGTGGACAAGGTGCTCTCGGGCGTGAAGGCGGTGCAGACCCTCTCGCGGCTCAACCGGGCCCATCCCAAGAAGCACGACACCTTCGTGCTCGATTTCGTGAACGATCCCGAGGTGATCCGGAAGGCGTTCGAGCCCTACTACCGCCGGACCATCCTGGCCGACGAGACCGACCCGAACAAGCTCCACGACCTCAAGGCCGCGCTCGACGGCTACCAGGTGTACGCGCCCGAGCGGGTGGATGAGTTCGTGCGGCTCTACCTCGCGGGCGCGCCCCGGGACCGGCTCGACCCGTTCCTCGACCAGGCGGTGGCCGCGTACCTGACGGAGCTCGACGAGGACGGCCAGGTGGAGTTCAAGGGCAAGGCCAAGGCGTTCCTGCGTACCTACAACTTCCTGTCGGCCGTTCTGCCCTACACCCACGCCCCCTGGGAGAAGCTCTCGATCTTTCTGGAGTTCCTGGTGCCGAAGCTCCCGGCCCCGGCCGAGGAGGACCTGGCCCGGGGCATCCTCGAGGCGATCGACATGGAGAGCTACCGGGTCGAGAAGCAGGCCGCGATGCGGATCGCCCTGGACGACCGGGACGCCGAGATCGACCCGGTGCCGGCCGGGGGCGGGGGGCACAAGCCCGAGCCCGAGCTCGACCGGCTTTCGAACATCGTGCGGGAGTTCAACGAGCGGTTCGGGAACATCCCCTGGAGCGATGCCGACCGGGTCCGCCGGCTCATCACCGAGGAGATCCCGGCCCGGGTGGCGGCCGACCCCGCCTATCGGAACGCCCGCCGGCACTCCGACCGGCAAAACGCCCGGATCGAGCACGACAAGGCCCTGGCCCGGGTGATGACCGCCATCCTCCAGGACGACACCGAACTGTTCCGCCGGTTCATGGACGACGAGGGGTTCAAGCGCTGGCTCACCGACACGGTGTTCGGGCTGACCTACGAGGAGGAGCAGGCGGCGTAG
- a CDS encoding lysine exporter LysO family protein produces MTAALVLSVVAGAAAAQAGLLPEALVARSSDLTRWALYLLLVWIGYDIGRDRAALRRLFTADRYAFLVPVGTVLGTLAGGWCAAWVTTLGPRESLAVSAGFGWYSLSAVLIADAGLPDLGSVAFLANVLRELLAIGLIPVVARRLGPYVAVAPGGATTMDTTLPLIERYAGDAAALVGFVNGFALSALVPLLVPLLLGV; encoded by the coding sequence GTGACCGCGGCCCTGGTGCTCAGCGTGGTGGCCGGTGCGGCGGCCGCCCAGGCCGGGCTGCTGCCCGAGGCCCTGGTGGCCCGCAGCAGCGACCTGACCCGGTGGGCCCTGTACCTGCTGCTGGTGTGGATCGGGTACGACATCGGCCGGGACCGGGCGGCCCTGCGGCGGCTCTTCACCGCCGACCGGTACGCGTTCCTGGTGCCCGTGGGCACGGTGCTGGGCACCCTGGCCGGGGGGTGGTGCGCGGCCTGGGTCACGACCCTCGGCCCGCGCGAGAGCCTGGCCGTGTCGGCCGGGTTCGGGTGGTACAGCCTGTCGGCCGTGCTGATCGCGGACGCGGGCCTGCCCGACCTGGGCTCGGTGGCGTTTCTGGCCAACGTGCTCCGAGAGCTCCTGGCCATCGGCCTGATCCCGGTGGTGGCCCGGCGGCTCGGGCCCTACGTGGCCGTGGCACCGGGCGGCGCCACCACCATGGACACCACCCTGCCCCTGATCGAGCGCTACGCGGGCGACGCCGCCGCGCTCGTGGGCTTCGTGAACGGCTTCGCCCTGAGCGCGCTGGTGCCGCTCTTGGTGCCGCTGCTCCTCGGCGTGTAG
- a CDS encoding radical SAM/SPASM domain-containing protein: MTQPFLPKWIAWETTQRCNLRCVHCRCSSDLEAAQGDFTTDEAKKLLDDIAEVSTPVIVLSGGEPLLRPDIWEIARYGTDKGFRMCMATNGTLVTDEVCRRMLEADIKMVSLSLDGPTAEVHDDFRQCPGAFEGVVRAAELFRRHGVKFLINSSFTKRNQAHIADTFRLAKELGATAWYLFMIVPTGRGEDLFEELISKEDYEEILEWHYRQEKEEHEILMRPTCAPHYYRIVPQMAKKEGVRFQRRSLTFSTGGGKGCIAAQSICLIDCFGEVKPCSYFPMSAGNVKRTPFRKIWFESPLFQDLRNFKGYKGKCGACEFLNVCGGCRARAYAVSGDYLEAEPFCSYVPRRLES, translated from the coding sequence ATGACACAACCGTTTCTTCCCAAGTGGATCGCGTGGGAAACCACGCAGCGGTGCAACCTGCGGTGCGTGCACTGCCGGTGCTCCTCGGACCTGGAGGCCGCCCAGGGCGACTTCACCACCGACGAGGCCAAGAAGCTCCTGGACGACATCGCCGAGGTTTCCACGCCGGTGATCGTGCTCTCGGGGGGCGAGCCGCTCCTGCGGCCCGACATCTGGGAGATCGCCCGGTACGGCACCGACAAGGGGTTCCGGATGTGCATGGCCACCAACGGCACCCTGGTCACCGACGAGGTGTGCCGCCGGATGCTCGAGGCCGACATCAAGATGGTCTCCCTGTCGCTCGACGGGCCCACGGCCGAGGTGCACGACGACTTCCGGCAGTGCCCCGGCGCGTTCGAGGGGGTGGTGCGGGCCGCCGAGCTGTTTCGCAGGCACGGGGTGAAGTTCCTGATCAACTCGTCCTTCACCAAGCGCAACCAGGCCCACATCGCCGACACCTTCCGGCTGGCCAAGGAGCTCGGGGCCACGGCCTGGTACCTGTTCATGATCGTGCCCACCGGCCGGGGCGAGGACCTGTTCGAGGAGCTGATCTCCAAGGAGGACTACGAGGAGATCCTCGAGTGGCACTACCGCCAGGAGAAGGAGGAGCACGAGATCCTGATGCGGCCCACCTGCGCGCCCCACTACTACCGGATCGTGCCCCAGATGGCGAAGAAGGAGGGCGTGCGGTTCCAGCGCCGCAGCCTCACCTTCTCCACCGGCGGGGGCAAGGGGTGTATCGCGGCCCAGTCCATCTGCCTGATCGACTGCTTCGGCGAGGTGAAGCCGTGCTCGTACTTCCCCATGAGCGCGGGCAACGTGAAGAGGACCCCCTTCCGGAAGATCTGGTTCGAGAGCCCCCTGTTCCAGGACCTTCGGAACTTCAAGGGCTACAAGGGTAAGTGCGGCGCGTGCGAGTTCCTGAACGTGTGCGGCGGCTGCCGGGCCCGGGCCTACGCCGTGAGCGGCGACTACCTGGAGGCCGAGCCGTTCTGCTCGTATGTGCCGAGGAGGCTGGAAAGCTAG
- the hemE gene encoding uroporphyrinogen decarboxylase — protein MSRADRFLNACRGLPVDTTPIWIMRQAGRYLPEYRAVRAKHSFLEVCHVPELACEVTLQPVDLLGVDAAILFSDIMIPLEGMGCSIEFNPGPVFAEPVRTAADVEKLRICEPEADVPFVLDAVRLIRRELGGRVPLIGFSGAPFTLAAYMVEGKGSRNFENLKRMMYAAPEVYRALMDKVSETVIRYLNAQIAAGAQAVQVFDTWGGILSPADYAEYVLPYSKRVIAGLDRSVPVIHFVKGCGLLLDHIRTAGGDVLGIDWHIDLADAVARVGQEFGVQGNLDPTVLLGPRDLVVERAREIVEKGRPAKGHVFNLGHGILPMVPVDNVKALVEAVHEAGAG, from the coding sequence ATGAGCCGAGCCGACCGATTCCTGAACGCCTGCCGGGGCCTGCCCGTGGACACCACCCCGATCTGGATCATGCGCCAGGCCGGCCGGTACCTGCCCGAGTACCGGGCCGTGCGGGCCAAGCACTCGTTCCTCGAGGTGTGCCACGTGCCCGAGCTGGCCTGCGAGGTCACCCTGCAGCCCGTGGACCTCCTGGGCGTGGACGCCGCGATCCTGTTCTCGGACATCATGATCCCCCTGGAGGGGATGGGGTGCTCGATCGAGTTCAACCCCGGACCGGTGTTCGCCGAGCCGGTGCGCACCGCGGCCGACGTGGAGAAGCTCCGGATCTGCGAGCCCGAGGCCGACGTGCCGTTCGTGCTGGACGCGGTGCGGCTCATCCGCCGGGAGCTCGGCGGCCGGGTGCCGCTGATCGGGTTCTCGGGCGCCCCGTTCACCCTGGCGGCCTACATGGTCGAGGGCAAGGGGTCCCGGAACTTCGAGAACCTGAAAAGGATGATGTACGCGGCCCCCGAGGTGTACCGGGCGCTCATGGACAAGGTCTCCGAGACCGTGATCCGGTACCTGAACGCCCAGATCGCGGCCGGGGCCCAGGCCGTGCAGGTGTTCGACACCTGGGGCGGCATCCTGTCGCCCGCGGACTACGCCGAGTACGTACTGCCCTACTCCAAGCGGGTGATCGCCGGGCTGGACCGCAGCGTCCCGGTGATCCACTTCGTGAAGGGCTGCGGGCTGCTCCTCGACCACATCCGCACGGCCGGGGGCGACGTGCTGGGCATCGACTGGCACATAGACCTGGCCGACGCCGTGGCCCGGGTGGGGCAAGAGTTCGGGGTGCAGGGCAACCTGGACCCGACGGTGCTCCTGGGCCCCCGGGACCTGGTGGTGGAGCGGGCCCGCGAGATCGTGGAGAAGGGCCGGCCGGCCAAGGGCCACGTGTTCAACCTGGGCCACGGCATCCTGCCCATGGTGCCGGTGGACAACGTCAAGGCCCTGGTCGAGGCGGTCCACGAGGCAGGGGCGGGCTAG